The region GACTTCACGCTGCTTGGCCAGGACCCCTTTCATACCGCCCCTCAGCACCTGCCGGACATCCCGGTCCGCAGCGTGCACGTCGCAGAGGACCCTCCCCATGACCACCCTGCTCAATGACCCCGTGACCCGCACCCAGGCCTATTTCGCCGGCGCATGGCGCCGCACGCCCGCCTCCTTCGACGTGATCCACCCCGGCTCCGGCCAGGCCATCGGCGCAGTCGCCGACTGCACGCCTGAGGACGCCCGCCAGGCCATCACGGCCGCCGAAACTGCCCTGAAGGAGTGGCGCCAGGTCAACCCCTACCGCCGCGGCCTGATCCTGCGCCGCTGGCATGACCTGCTGTTCGCACACAAAGAGGAACTCGCGCGCCTGATGACCCTGGAGATGGGCAAACCCATCACCGAAACGCGCGGCGAGGTGCACTACGCCGCTTCCTTCATCGAGTGGTGCGCCGAGGAAGCCGGGCGCATCAGCGGCGAACGCGTCAACATGCGTTTCGACCACAAGCGCGGCCTGACCCGCAGCGAACCGGTCGGCGTCGTGTACGCCGTCACGCCGTGGAACTTCCCGGCGGGCATGATCACCCGCAAGGCCGCGCCCGCCCTCGCGGCCGGGTGCGTGATGATTCTCAAACCGGCCGAGCAGAGTCCCATGACGGCGCTGTACCTCGCCGAACTGTGGCTGGAGGCAGGCGGGCCTGCCAACACCCTGCAGGTGCTGCCGACCAGTGACGCCGCCGCCCTCACGGCGCCGTTCATGGAAGACGAGCGGGTCCGCAAAGTCACCTTTACCGGCTCCACCGCCGTCGGCCGGCAGCTCTACCGCCAGGCGGCGAACACCATCAAGCGCGTGAGCCTGGAACTGGGCGGGCACGCCCCGTTCCTGGTGTTCGAGGACGCTGACCTCGACAAAGCGGCGCGGGAAGTGGTCGGGTCGAAATTCCGCAACGCCGGCCAGACCTGCATCAGCACCAACCGCGTGTACGTCCAGCGGGCGGTCGCCGGGACCTTCACCGGGATCCTCACCCGCCTCACCGCCCAGCTGCAGCTGGGCGACCCGCTGCTCGACACCACCAACGTCGGCCCGGTCGTCGAGCAGGCCGGCCTCGACAAGATCCAGGCGCAGGTCCAGGACGCCCTGAGCCGCGGCGCGACTGCCACCGTGGGCGGCCACGTGCAGAGCGGGTTGTACTTTCAGCCCACCGTGCTGACCGAGGTTGCCCCCGGCAGCCTCATCCTGCGGGAGGAAACCTTCGGGCCGGTGGCGCCCGTCGTGGTGTTCGAGACCGAAGAGGAAGCCCTGCGGCTCGCGAACGACAGCGAGTACGGGCTTGCCGCGTACGCCTACACCCGCGACCTCAGCCGGGCCTGGCGGGTGGCCGAAGCGCTCGAGTACGGCATCGTCGGCATCAATGACGGCGTGCCCAGCGCCGCCGCGCCGCACGTGCCGTTCGGCGGCATGAAAAACAGCGGCGTGGGCCGCGAGGGCGGGCGCTGGGGCCTGGAGGAGTACCTCGAAACGAAATTCATCAGCATGGGCATTGAGTAATCCGCCCTCACCTCGTGCCTCCCGGTGGTGCCCTGCGCTGGTCCGCTCCGCTGCGCGGTCGGCGTCCGGTTCAGGGCGCTGCCCCCTTCTGGTCCTGAGCTGGGTGCCTTCCCCGGGGCTGGTTGAGGACCCTGACGTCCGGGTTCTTCGGCGGCCTGGACTTCTTCCGTGATGCGTTCAGGCGTGGCCGCCAGCGTCTTGAGGGTGCGGACCACGGCCGGGTCCCTGGGTGCCGCTTTCTGGGCGCTCATCATCGCCAACAACACGCCTCCATGTGCCGCGTGTCAATGGCGACGCAGGTGAGCAGCGCCTGCGTCGCCTCCCGCTTCGTCGATGCCTGAACGGTCAGCCCGTCCCTGGCGTGCGTTCCGGTCCGCGTTCTCCCCGTGCCCGCAGGCGGCGCAGCG is a window of Deinococcus taeanensis DNA encoding:
- a CDS encoding NAD-dependent succinate-semialdehyde dehydrogenase; translation: MTTLLNDPVTRTQAYFAGAWRRTPASFDVIHPGSGQAIGAVADCTPEDARQAITAAETALKEWRQVNPYRRGLILRRWHDLLFAHKEELARLMTLEMGKPITETRGEVHYAASFIEWCAEEAGRISGERVNMRFDHKRGLTRSEPVGVVYAVTPWNFPAGMITRKAAPALAAGCVMILKPAEQSPMTALYLAELWLEAGGPANTLQVLPTSDAAALTAPFMEDERVRKVTFTGSTAVGRQLYRQAANTIKRVSLELGGHAPFLVFEDADLDKAAREVVGSKFRNAGQTCISTNRVYVQRAVAGTFTGILTRLTAQLQLGDPLLDTTNVGPVVEQAGLDKIQAQVQDALSRGATATVGGHVQSGLYFQPTVLTEVAPGSLILREETFGPVAPVVVFETEEEALRLANDSEYGLAAYAYTRDLSRAWRVAEALEYGIVGINDGVPSAAAPHVPFGGMKNSGVGREGGRWGLEEYLETKFISMGIE